The following nucleotide sequence is from Aphelocoma coerulescens isolate FSJ_1873_10779 chromosome 21, UR_Acoe_1.0, whole genome shotgun sequence.
CCCATGCCCTGCACCCACCGTAGCCCAGCAGCACGACGAGACAGACGGCTCCCAGCATGGTTGTGCTGACCAAAGGTGCTGCGGTGGGGCCGCTCACCCCTCTTATGGTGTCCGCACTGCCAGGGACCTTGGAGTGGCCTCGCCTGCCGCTGACATGTGGGGACTGTCCCACGCTGGGGGCACAGAGGCTCCTCAGCCCCATTGCCCCATCTTATCGCACTCACCGTTCCACCTGGGAACGGCCACATCTGCCCGTTGTGTGCTGGCACCATGCTgggacacggcggggacacCTGGCCCTGCTCTTGGAATacctcctggggcacagctggtggGCAGCCCCCCACCCACGATGCCATCAGTGAGGTGCTGCCCCCAACCCTGAGCACCAACTGCCCCAGgaccctccctgccccagcccatcACTCCCCCAGGGACAAGGTGCTTCCTTTCCTGAAATGCTCATCACTGGGTGAGTCCCTGTCAGTGTTTGCTCACCTTGTGTACCCATCCTTGGCATGTTTGGGTGCATGTTCCTGGCCACTGCCTTGGCTGTGGCATCATCTTGGATACCTTGTGTACTTGGGAGAGCCTGGGGGTGTGTATGGCTGTGCCATGTACGACTATGAGGTGCATGtgtgaggatttgggggtttttgctttgccttATGTTGTCATTTTAGACTGTTGTGTTTATGGTTTGAAGCTGCAGAAGtttattttaggggtttttttgtatcttTGGCTGGTGGTGGgtgccccagggcagtggtgggagCCAATGCCCgtgtgtggctggagaagagcaCCTGGATGTGTGCGGCTACTTCTACCACAGGGTGCCAGGGCCACCCAAGCTCCCCAAGAGGGTCCAGCAGGAGCCGGGATGTGGCTGGAATGGCCTTGCCTCTGCCCAGGGTTTTGCAAGAGCTCAGTGGCACATATggccccttccccatccccctgcgGTGTGAGATTCCGGGTTGCCCTGTCATGTGTTGGCTGCTTTTGCACAGAGCACCTGGGTGTACAGGTGATCCTGAGGCTGATCCCGCCTCTCCTTGACCTATTCTTCTTTGGGAATAGTGACCTTGCACTCTTCCCCTTGTTTATTTCCCCAGTTCTCTCACTAAGGGAGCATTGGGACTGAGGTGTCTCGTGGGCATCCTGGCTGGGATGGGGGTGCAGGGAGCTGGTGCTTGACTTTGTGCAGAGATGGCTCAGTcttgtccttttccttcttccatgACATGGACTGCAGTGGCTTGTCCCTTCCTGGGACATCCCAGGTGGaggccagagcagagcaggagcactGCAGTGGCATGGGTGTGGTGTTGGGGCGTGTGGCGGAGCTGGAGGACAGTGGGGGCTCAGGGAGAGATGGGGGAATGCTCTTTTGGGGTTACTCCACGGGCCCCACTGCTCATCTCCCCCCTCCTTGTGTTTCAGTGCTGGATGTCCCTGAGGAGAGCCCGGGATGTGGACTGGCACCGTGTGCCAGGGCCGTGCTTCCCTATGGCTCTGTGCCATCAGCATCAGGATGCTGCTCAGTGTCAGGGGAGTTCATGTCTCGCAGGTGCCCCGAGCTCTCATTTCCAGGAGTGGGTAAAGACCACTTTTAAGATGTAATTTTTATGTAAGTGATTGTATGAGTACTGATATTTCAACAGGGAAGTAAAAGTGATGAACTTCACAAAGTTTTGCTGTATTCTTTTAAACTTCCCCTTATTCTCCCATATTGTTAAATACTTAATAATGGACACATCCTATAAAGTGTATATAAGGTGTTACacatttaacaaaaataaagctTACACTTCTTTAGGTTAACTTGTAGATTTAATGTGTCAGTTACAAAGTGTATGAAAAGAATATAACAATAATTGACAATTAACATGTAAGTATAACAAATACTCATTAAACTCTATGCAGCCTTAGAGATTAAAAGTCGAGACTGAagtcacttggtttgttcagatggaggaggctgtggtcagacctgctggaggctgcagctcctcccgaggggcagctccgatctctgctctctgtgacagggacaggagccgggggaacggctggagctgtgtccaaggaaagactggatgttagaaaaaggttcttcacccagagggaccACAACTCTCCACCTCCTCCTGGGCAAGGGGACACTGGTTGTTGGGGTGACACCCACTGCAGgggagtgcccatggctggctGGGTGGGGCAGGGCTGATGCCCCAGCACAGGGGCTTGTGGCACTCTGGGGCCTTGCCCAGGGCTCTTGTGTCCACCAAACCCCCTCAGAGGATGGGACACAATGGACAGGCACACATACAACAGGCTGTGACACCAAGGTCCTGCGCTCCCAGCCCCAACAACCGTCCCCATGGGacatgtgtgtgcacacagaggGGACGGGCACCCCACATTGCCCAGCTTCCCATGGACAGCCTGGAACTCTCCATCCACGACAGCAGATCCTGCTGCCAATCCCATGCCAATGTCCCGAGCACCTGGCCCCATCCTGCTGTGCAGAGTAGCCACCTCTACACATCATCTGACTGGCAGGCCTTTATTGCCTTTGGGGTGATCCCTACAGTTCCTTTGCCATAGCACATTTCCTGTCCATCCAAACCATTTCCCTTCCCGCACCCCTCTTCACCTGCTAAATCTTTGGTCAGGCTGATGAGTGCCAGAGGGTCCCTGGAGAGTCCCCATGTGGCTCACACAGTGCCAGGGCTCGTGCTGGCACTCCCAGGCCCGGTGCAGGTGCCAGTGTTGCTCTCTGGGCTGGTGATGGTGCTGCTCAGCACTCCAGTGGCACCACAGCTCCTAAACCAGGCACCGTCCATCACGTCCCCCACCGAGCTTGAGGTGCTGCCGTCCgtccctgctccttctcctcctcctcactccgCAAGGATCCCGGCTGGGATGATGGTGTGGTGGATGGTTCTGCTCAGGGGCTCATGGTGCAGCACCCACCCCCACCTCCTGGCCAGCCCCTTCACACCTGCTCCCACCCACATGCTGCCTTCTTCCTGAAAAGTTTCCCTAtctccccagggcagccctggctccTCCTGGGAACCCCACAGCTGGGGGTCCTGTcagctgcccactgcccacctTGTTCCTCCAGCCACCACAGAAGGAGATCCGTGATGCTCCACTCCTGGGCCACGTCACAGGTCCTGGAGAtggagctggcagtgccatACAGATCCCAAGGGCTCTGCCTCCAACGGAGTTCCTGCAGGCACCCCGACCCCTCCCAAACCAGTCAGACTCTCTCAAGTCCCCCAAAGCCAACCTGGTTCCCTCAAGACCCCCACTGAAAGTCAGCTGCCCTCATCTAGGCAGTGCCAATGAGGTTCCCTAAAGCACCCTGGGAGCTACCAAGTGTTCTAGATTGTCCCCAAGGGCCAGCTGGGTTCCCTGGAGCTCCCCTGAACAACCTGGATAgaccccagcccctctcccatcAAACCTCGAGCCCCTTGGCTCAGCCACGGCATCAGGACCAGAAGCATCTTGCAGGATGTACCCGACAGCCTCCCCAGGGCCCTGCCCAACCCCACTGCACAACAGGGAAACCTTCCCCGGCACACAAGCAGGACGTTGGCATCACCAGACCCAGCCCTGGATGTGCATCCCCAGCCCCACCACAGCCCCCCACAAAAAGAACCAGTGAGGCCAGCTCAGCACTTTCGCTTTTATCTTGGTCAACAGTTGTATCTCCACGTGCTGCGTCCTCAGTTCGCACTTATTTTCTGCCAAAGACAAGACACGAGAGGCTCATGGTGAGACCCCTGGCAGGGCAGAGGCAGCGTGGCCAACCCCCTGCATGGGGGCAGAGGAAGGGGCACCCACCTCGTTGATCCAGTCGATGTAGGCGGACACCCGGGTGAAGACCGTCGGCTTCCTGATCATGTTGCAGCTCAAGCCGGAGCCAAAGCTGACGATGCCCTCCACCTCCCAGATGCCATCGTCGCGCTGGCAGTTCAGGGGGCCGCCGGAATCGCCCTGCGTGGAGAGATGCTCTGTACCACTGCTCCTGGGCCAGCACACCCCTCATCCCTCCTGGGCCTCCACCACCACGGCTCCATCCCTCTCCTCCCAGGGCCCACGGTTCCGCACCACTTGGACACCCACCGCGCCGCAGTGGTGACACTCACGTTGCATCCAGAGACGACGCCGTCACCGCCGGCGCACACCATGGTGGTGCGCACGCTGCTGCCCCACCAGTTCCACTGGGAGCAGGTCTCGTAGTCCACcacgggcagcagagcctgCTGCAGGACGTCAGCCAGGGGCCCGTTGGCTGCAAGGACAGTCACACCTCACaccctgcacacacacccctTTCCTGGGGACCCCCTGGCCACCCTCCTGGGGACCCTCTGCTTACTCCTGATGCGTCCCCAGCCGGTGACGTAGCAGGGGTAGTCGTTGGGCAGGATCTTGTCAGCGTCCGGCAGGCAGGCGGCACGGATGGTGTCACTCTCCTGCACCTCCTCTGCCAGCTTGATCAGGGCAATGTCGTTGCTACAGGGGGACACGGACCATGAGGATGTGGTCCCCAGCTTTGTTGCCCCCCACCCACTCCCAGACACATCCCATCCCGTACATGATGAGGAGGGAGTTCCATTGCTCATGGACGATCGTCTTCTCCACACTCACGGCCACAGAACCGGGCTCGTCATCCACACTCAGGTCCTGCTTGCCCAGCACCACACGGTAGGTCATGGAAGAGCTGCCAGGGAGAGAGAGGGCATGTCAGTCCCCACAGATATCTTACCTCCATGGCACAgatccccccagcaccccaacaCCCACCTGATGCAGTGGGCGGCCGTCAGCACCCACTGGGGGGCAATCAGGGTCCCGCCACAAGTGTGGTACCAAGACCCAGAGAGGCTGTACTGCAGCGAGATCTGCGAGGGCAGAGGCACAGGGTCAGAGCAGGACtgtccccctccctgtccccctccctgtccccatgcccGTCCCTGTGCCCCCTTACCTGCCATGGCCAGCTGTGGGCTACGGCGTCTTCACCGCCCACCACGCGGGAGCCCAGCTGTGGCGGCACGGCCGGCTGGCCGCATCCATAGGCTGTGTGGCACCCGGCAAAGGGACATCAGAGGCTGCCTGCGCCCATGCCCAGGGCCACGGCAGGCCCCACGGTCCTGTCCCCGCTGCCCCGAGCCCTCCCCATGCCCTGCACCCACCGTAGCCCAGCAGCACGACGAGACAGACGGCTCCCAGCATGGTTGTGCTGACCAAAGGTGCTGCGGTGGGGCCGCTCACCCCTCTTATGGTGTCCGCACTGCCAGGGACCTTGGAGTGGCCTCGCCTGCCGCTGACATGTGGGGACTGTCCCAcgctgggggcacaggggctcCTCAGCCCCATTGCCCCATCTTATCGCACTCACCGTTCCACCTGGGAACGGCCACATCTGCCCGTTGTGTGCTGGCACCATGCTgggacacggcggggacacCTGGCCCTGCTCTTGGAATacctcctggggcacagctggtggGCAGCCCCCCACCCACGATGCCATCAGTGAGGTGCTGCCCCCAACCCTGAGCACCAACTGCCCCAGGACACTGCCCTCCTCATACCAGCACACCCCCAGGCAAAAGGTCCCCTTATCTCACTCTTGATGTGGCCAAGACCAGCCAAAACCCCACGGGTGCCACAGGGTGGGACAGGCGCAGGTGTCAGCAGCATTGCCGATGGCTTTCGAGAGCCCCCACACTCCAATCAGGTCTCTGCTGCTTCCCACGCCAATGAGCCACGGCTCATCCCTGTTCAGTGCCACCATCTGCGGTGGCAACCGGGTGCCCACGGTCACACCCCACTCCCCAGattccttccccccaccccagctcccGCCACAGACATGCCCATCCCACAGCTGCACCCCAGCAACCAGCACTTAAGAAATATAATATTTATTTgggattaaattaaaaaaaacataacACACCCCCTATAC
It contains:
- the LOC138121410 gene encoding chymotrypsin-C-like, translated to MGLRSPCAPSVGQSPHVSGRRGHSKVPGSADTIRGVSGPTAAPLVSTTMLGAVCLVVLLGYAYGCGQPAVPPQLGSRVVGGEDAVAHSWPWQISLQYSLSGSWYHTCGGTLIAPQWVLTAAHCISSSMTYRVVLGKQDLSVDDEPGSVAVSVEKTIVHEQWNSLLIINDIALIKLAEEVQESDTIRAACLPDADKILPNDYPCYVTGWGRIRTNGPLADVLQQALLPVVDYETCSQWNWWGSSVRTTMVCAGGDGVVSGCNGDSGGPLNCQRDDGIWEVEGIVSFGSGLSCNMIRKPTVFTRVSAYIDWINEKISAN